A region from the Desulfomarina profundi genome encodes:
- the malQ gene encoding 4-alpha-glucanotransferase, translating into MIDLFIPFFLQAGSKNIYIQDTTMTKTRSSGILAHISSLPSPFGIGDIGPSSFQFIDFLVACNQSYWQFLPIGPTNSFFGDSPYMGISAFAGSPLLISPELLEQSGLISRKERDNHPEFSPYMTDFPAVSQYKKQLLQLSYKNFSGHSSTKYKSFLKKHSFWLDDYALFMTFRIKHHEQEWSRWPSPARNRDESAMAALYENEFDTINYFIFEQFIFHTQWEELRSYAQKNNIRLFGDLPIYVGYDSVDVWANRELFTLNRKTLKPDPVAGVPPDYFSPTGQRWGNPLYNWHHRDATTRETLFQWWKHRLQNVFSLVDTVRIDHFRGFESYWAIPGNEPTAENGEWKKGPGKIFFNRIFRELGQLDIIAEDLGIITPEVEKLRDDLGFPGMKVLQFAFDDNPENNHLPHNYTTPNCVVYTGTHDNDTAVGWFLSNQLNEGQRETLKKMVNRDIHDNSPVHRDLIHLAQSSIARLSIYPLQDILGFGSDCRMNVPGVADGNWKWRCSREFLTEEIARYLSETTQLFGRGRKEK; encoded by the coding sequence GTGATTGATCTTTTCATACCATTCTTTCTGCAGGCAGGGTCGAAAAATATATACATACAGGACACTACCATGACAAAAACGCGATCCAGCGGCATTCTTGCCCATATCAGTTCTCTTCCCTCCCCTTTCGGAATTGGTGATATTGGTCCGTCCAGTTTTCAGTTTATCGACTTTCTGGTGGCATGCAACCAGTCGTACTGGCAATTTCTTCCAATCGGGCCCACCAATTCCTTTTTTGGTGATTCCCCTTACATGGGTATTTCGGCATTTGCCGGATCTCCCCTGCTTATTTCCCCTGAGCTGCTTGAACAATCAGGCCTGATATCAAGAAAAGAACGTGACAACCACCCGGAATTTTCGCCATACATGACAGATTTTCCAGCAGTGTCCCAATATAAGAAGCAACTCCTCCAACTGAGTTATAAAAATTTTTCCGGCCACTCTTCGACCAAATACAAAAGTTTCCTCAAAAAACACAGTTTCTGGCTTGATGACTATGCTTTATTTATGACATTTCGAATAAAACACCATGAACAGGAATGGTCCAGATGGCCTTCCCCCGCCCGAAATCGTGATGAAAGTGCCATGGCTGCCCTGTATGAAAATGAGTTTGACACGATCAATTATTTCATATTTGAGCAGTTTATTTTTCATACGCAGTGGGAGGAGCTGCGCAGTTATGCACAAAAAAACAATATCCGCCTCTTTGGGGATTTACCCATATATGTTGGTTATGACAGTGTCGATGTCTGGGCAAACAGGGAACTGTTCACTCTTAACAGAAAAACCCTGAAACCGGACCCGGTTGCCGGTGTTCCTCCTGACTATTTCAGCCCCACAGGCCAGCGCTGGGGAAACCCTCTTTACAACTGGCATCATAGGGACGCGACAACCCGGGAAACTCTCTTCCAGTGGTGGAAACACAGACTGCAGAATGTTTTTTCCCTGGTTGACACTGTCAGAATTGATCACTTTCGCGGTTTCGAATCCTATTGGGCCATCCCGGGAAATGAACCTACAGCCGAAAATGGAGAATGGAAAAAAGGCCCGGGAAAAATCTTTTTCAACAGAATATTCAGAGAACTCGGTCAACTGGATATCATAGCCGAAGATCTCGGCATCATTACACCGGAGGTTGAAAAATTGCGTGATGATCTTGGTTTTCCAGGGATGAAAGTCCTGCAGTTCGCCTTTGATGACAATCCTGAAAACAATCACCTGCCGCATAATTATACCACACCAAACTGCGTCGTTTATACGGGCACCCACGACAATGATACTGCAGTGGGCTGGTTTCTCAGTAACCAGCTCAACGAAGGCCAGAGAGAAACCCTTAAAAAAATGGTAAACAGAGATATCCACGACAACAGCCCGGTGCACAGGGACCTTATCCACCTCGCCCAATCATCCATTGCCAGGCTCAGTATTTATCCCCTCCAGGATATCCTCGGCTTTGGAAGCGACTGCAGAATGAACGTCCCGGGAGTGGCCGATGGAAACTGGAAATGGCGATGCAGCCGGGAATTCCTCACAGAAGAAATTGCACGGTATCTCTCAGAAACAACACAACTGTTCGGCCGCGGAAGAAAAGAAAAATAA
- a CDS encoding outer membrane beta-barrel protein: MKIKSLHNKWLTSGFIVSTAILMGSNASLGAGTTSQTTTEESAVQSMEANVEDTEATGETTEETESEFYKNYIKGKLSIGTRIVYRSLTDGDSGAKGGLQGSGTFLGTIYALDEEQNYAPTKIFLGYDFTKYFGIELAWDSMEASTKATSIYSSEIKSDGEVSLYGPTLSLLVKIPNKTQFTPYGGLGIGFFSADFDESADWALGYQGPSHYESLGSPSTPFNGHTRSMEVDSTTAFLLTIGVSWFPTENWFLDLSGQYVKADTDATFTSFQDGVQTGTPQTGNFPMDNFAVRFGIGYRF; the protein is encoded by the coding sequence ATGAAAATCAAATCGTTACATAACAAATGGCTTACATCCGGCTTCATTGTCTCAACTGCAATACTGATGGGTTCCAACGCCAGTCTGGGTGCAGGTACAACCAGCCAGACCACCACTGAAGAATCCGCAGTTCAATCCATGGAAGCAAACGTTGAGGATACTGAAGCCACGGGCGAAACCACCGAAGAAACTGAAAGCGAGTTTTACAAAAACTACATCAAAGGTAAACTTTCCATCGGTACCCGAATTGTTTACCGCAGCCTGACCGATGGCGATTCAGGTGCCAAAGGCGGCCTGCAGGGCAGTGGTACATTTCTCGGCACTATCTACGCCCTGGATGAGGAGCAGAATTACGCACCGACAAAAATTTTCCTCGGTTACGATTTTACCAAATATTTTGGGATCGAATTGGCCTGGGATTCTATGGAAGCCTCCACGAAGGCGACCTCAATCTACAGCAGTGAAATTAAGAGTGATGGTGAAGTATCCCTTTACGGCCCTACACTCTCCCTGCTCGTCAAAATCCCAAACAAGACCCAGTTTACCCCCTATGGCGGTTTGGGAATCGGTTTTTTCTCAGCAGATTTTGACGAATCTGCTGACTGGGCTCTCGGCTACCAGGGTCCTTCGCATTATGAAAGCCTGGGATCCCCATCTACCCCTTTTAATGGCCATACCCGCTCAATGGAGGTTGACTCAACCACTGCATTCCTCCTGACCATTGGCGTTAGCTGGTTCCCGACCGAGAACTGGTTTCTGGATCTTTCCGGCCAGTATGTCAAAGCCGACACGGATGCAACTTTTACCAGTTTTCAGGACGGGGTACAGACCGGCACTCCCCAGACAGGAAACTTTCCAATGGACAACTTTGCAGTCCGCTTTGGAATCGGCTACAGGTTCTAA
- a CDS encoding esterase/lipase family protein yields the protein MNSTGLHDPQEMTIKHVLTETGTAFGIGPGSHCTYASYQGNTFCVEIIGPERGEKGAIRYGLNYPLLDKRGYCTGKNLAWIYAWNSEAAAKADMLQQIKLWGANSKRTFHGKMAFGIGSGKTIDAWQAGRFTFMVNNPQPDLPTPSKMEFAEELYRNGAISGLFTDTGNVVHDTDRDGVPNERDKCPGTAPGTTVDANGCIKRDIWISVSPDHFSRTGDIAQIEVRLVGDSTENFSGKTVLLENGKEKQGKVTDSSGLVKFTVKHSDKNRASYSYRIRTERFTRTITIPVIQLEAALEKNPLTGKPYTGIIADGKTGIKIIINTTGVYKGLLMVKKPSLGTIQCNGSTAQCGTIPLTGSKQIILNYFPPAYLAKSYLKEKIIPGKETRQIVTDAINTGTYYLNSGRPPLATRVPVEFTCKYPDGRTSTFAVNILLTRPPVLLVHGFTGGRTTWGKLQTYLGGEKFDPVIDTYYSGNQGIHAQSKSLSINIKRELKRYRSMGLKGTRVDVIGHSMGGLLPEIIFRGTHVSRGISES from the coding sequence ATGAATAGCACAGGACTGCATGACCCACAGGAAATGACCATAAAACATGTTTTGACAGAAACTGGAACTGCGTTTGGCATTGGACCTGGATCTCACTGCACTTATGCATCGTACCAGGGCAATACTTTCTGTGTGGAAATAATTGGCCCAGAAAGGGGGGAAAAGGGGGCCATTCGTTATGGCCTGAATTATCCACTCCTTGATAAGCGTGGGTATTGCACAGGAAAAAACCTGGCCTGGATTTATGCGTGGAACTCTGAAGCTGCAGCAAAAGCGGATATGCTTCAACAAATTAAATTATGGGGAGCCAATTCCAAGCGAACTTTCCATGGAAAAATGGCCTTTGGTATAGGTTCCGGAAAAACTATTGACGCCTGGCAGGCAGGACGCTTCACTTTTATGGTTAACAACCCGCAACCGGACTTACCGACTCCTTCCAAAATGGAATTTGCCGAGGAACTTTATAGAAACGGGGCAATTTCAGGTCTATTCACCGATACAGGAAATGTCGTCCATGATACTGACAGGGATGGCGTTCCCAATGAAAGAGATAAATGCCCCGGAACAGCTCCGGGTACAACTGTCGATGCCAACGGCTGCATAAAAAGAGACATCTGGATTTCTGTTTCACCTGATCATTTTTCCCGGACAGGAGATATAGCCCAGATCGAAGTCAGGCTTGTGGGTGACAGCACCGAAAATTTTTCGGGAAAAACTGTACTCCTCGAGAACGGGAAAGAGAAACAGGGAAAAGTGACAGACTCATCCGGTTTAGTCAAATTTACTGTGAAACACAGTGACAAAAACCGTGCATCCTATTCATATAGAATACGAACTGAGAGATTCACTCGTACTATAACAATTCCCGTTATACAACTGGAAGCTGCTCTCGAAAAGAATCCATTGACTGGGAAACCATATACCGGAATTATCGCGGACGGAAAAACAGGAATTAAAATTATTATAAATACTACCGGGGTGTACAAGGGGCTGTTAATGGTCAAAAAACCTTCCCTTGGAACCATTCAATGTAACGGTTCTACTGCTCAATGTGGCACAATCCCCCTGACTGGCAGCAAACAGATAATCCTCAACTACTTTCCTCCAGCCTATCTGGCGAAATCGTATCTTAAAGAAAAAATTATACCCGGCAAGGAGACCCGGCAGATTGTAACTGATGCCATAAACACAGGAACCTACTACCTCAATTCCGGAAGACCGCCATTGGCAACCCGGGTACCTGTTGAGTTCACCTGTAAATATCCGGACGGTCGCACTTCAACTTTCGCAGTGAATATACTGCTCACCCGCCCACCAGTTCTGCTTGTCCATGGATTTACCGGCGGTAGAACTACCTGGGGGAAACTCCAGACCTATCTGGGCGGCGAAAAGTTTGATCCCGTCATTGATACTTATTATTCCGGTAACCAGGGGATCCATGCTCAGTCAAAATCTTTATCGATAAATATTAAACGTGAACTCAAACGATACAGGTCTATGGGATTAAAAGGTACCCGGGTCGATGTTATTGGACACAGTATGGGGGGCTTATTACCCGAAATTATATTCAGGGGTACCCACGTTTCCAGGGGGATATCCGAAAGCTGA
- a CDS encoding tectonin domain-containing protein: MVGTPNHGVSYTDYAAGVFVSDFLGKHRLAATQLYANSAFMKVLNQGEEAGRHLRTGVQYGNIFGSTNDYVVPMASAFLNGVNFKTIRHVTHSPAVPLPGVPITESKQVWDWIKTFLTHDIPRGTLKNMQIEIASGSGNVFKRTLVPKNGTFLEQYDKVKTYPTSVLPWEDIGCGPNSQTLLHLKIGGYQWGSIQLSENSLIELGFLSPQSVTVRVRKGKARFVSIVRKGGGHFTVTIGPENSGQWFTFHPNAKIVGLDTDFVVTVRSDRSVRVETLQGRIRIENSADNSNRSDLIAQGQTVEISDSGKIRPGGILPQPTQNKPNLPNDQQPPVSSDKIFHFAADNWQPHSLTEGRCTSQGNQLCIDAMHPGGAWFTIRRPYEFANDYTVRFDVKLNTADNHFPILYSDGFVYVMIDWGTRLGHYQPGRSYNLKDIVNLQQGRWYKIRIEAHPSQKTFDLYLDNRLISTATGIIPFKNYHTTSPQITDSGVIWLGDADSVAYRGGRYNRGSLCWKNITVTQGKHSANTHGNTPHKAKEYVWVLNNSRQIYRWNGANWDHIPGQATDIGVGANGTVWIIGNNPVTYGHSIFRWMDNIQAFVTVPGEAVRVDVNHFGIPWVVNNSGDIYRWKKRQWEHVPGKATDIGIGPDGSVFVLGINQIQGNYEIYHWNGSGWDLFPGRGIRIDVDASGNPWVVNSAGNIYRWTGTKWELLPGLATDISIGKVTAWVTGTDNVSGGHGVYRWNSQSRNWNRIPGGAVAISVGAPPAAKEMLPHLTSGIYRVDAQVGGTVYHSTWKLNVMNDQISGTSEWICCPHKRTDPMTGRITGNSITIKRNCTGQGYNRPCEQTYRGNIINRRIEGDAIGTGLEMKNHWVLYLDK, encoded by the coding sequence ATGGTGGGCACTCCAAACCACGGTGTCAGTTATACAGATTATGCGGCAGGTGTCTTTGTCAGCGACTTTCTGGGGAAACATCGCCTAGCCGCCACCCAGCTTTACGCCAACAGCGCATTCATGAAAGTGCTTAACCAAGGTGAAGAAGCAGGGAGACATTTACGAACGGGTGTCCAGTATGGCAATATTTTTGGTAGCACGAACGATTATGTTGTTCCAATGGCATCTGCATTTTTAAATGGAGTCAATTTCAAGACAATCAGACACGTCACCCATTCTCCAGCTGTTCCTTTACCCGGTGTTCCCATAACAGAATCAAAACAGGTCTGGGACTGGATAAAAACCTTTCTGACCCATGATATACCACGTGGCACGTTGAAAAACATGCAGATCGAAATCGCCTCAGGAAGCGGAAACGTATTCAAACGTACTCTGGTGCCGAAAAACGGGACGTTCCTGGAACAATATGATAAAGTCAAAACCTATCCGACCAGCGTGCTTCCCTGGGAAGATATCGGTTGTGGTCCCAACAGTCAAACCCTGCTTCATCTGAAAATCGGTGGTTACCAGTGGGGGAGCATTCAACTCAGTGAAAACAGCCTGATAGAGCTGGGGTTTCTTTCACCTCAATCCGTAACTGTTCGTGTTCGAAAAGGAAAAGCCAGATTTGTCAGCATTGTACGAAAAGGTGGAGGTCATTTTACCGTAACGATCGGCCCTGAAAATTCAGGTCAATGGTTTACTTTTCACCCTAACGCAAAAATTGTAGGCCTTGACACTGATTTTGTTGTTACCGTTCGCTCTGACAGGAGTGTCAGAGTGGAAACCCTGCAGGGTAGAATACGGATAGAAAACAGCGCGGACAACTCGAACAGGAGCGACCTTATCGCGCAGGGACAGACTGTTGAAATATCTGACAGCGGAAAGATCAGACCAGGGGGTATTTTACCACAACCCACTCAAAACAAACCAAACCTTCCAAATGATCAGCAACCACCTGTTTCCTCTGATAAAATTTTTCACTTTGCTGCTGACAACTGGCAACCACATTCCCTTACCGAGGGTCGATGCACCAGTCAGGGAAACCAACTCTGCATTGATGCAATGCACCCCGGAGGCGCATGGTTCACGATACGTCGACCTTATGAATTTGCAAACGATTATACCGTCCGTTTTGATGTTAAACTGAATACAGCGGATAATCACTTTCCCATACTGTACAGCGACGGTTTTGTTTATGTGATGATTGACTGGGGAACAAGGTTGGGGCATTATCAACCAGGCCGATCATATAATCTAAAGGATATAGTCAATCTTCAACAGGGACGATGGTACAAAATACGTATTGAGGCACACCCATCTCAAAAAACTTTTGATCTGTACCTGGATAACAGGCTCATCAGCACAGCAACAGGCATCATCCCTTTTAAAAATTATCATACCACAAGCCCACAGATAACAGACAGTGGAGTTATCTGGCTGGGTGATGCCGATTCTGTTGCCTACAGGGGAGGGAGATATAATCGAGGCAGTCTCTGTTGGAAAAACATAACTGTAACACAAGGAAAACACTCTGCAAATACTCACGGAAACACTCCCCATAAAGCGAAAGAATATGTCTGGGTTTTGAATAACAGTCGCCAGATATACCGCTGGAATGGAGCAAACTGGGATCATATTCCCGGACAAGCAACGGATATCGGAGTCGGTGCCAATGGAACCGTATGGATCATCGGCAATAACCCTGTGACTTATGGTCATTCTATTTTCCGCTGGATGGACAATATCCAGGCTTTTGTCACGGTCCCGGGAGAAGCAGTCCGGGTTGATGTTAATCACTTTGGCATCCCATGGGTAGTCAACAATTCCGGTGATATCTACCGCTGGAAAAAACGCCAATGGGAACATGTTCCCGGCAAAGCGACAGATATTGGAATCGGTCCTGATGGCAGTGTCTTTGTCCTTGGAATAAACCAAATTCAGGGCAATTATGAGATATATCACTGGAACGGTTCAGGGTGGGATCTTTTCCCAGGCAGGGGCATTCGTATTGACGTGGACGCTTCCGGCAATCCCTGGGTTGTCAATAGTGCAGGAAATATCTACCGTTGGACAGGAACGAAATGGGAACTTTTGCCAGGACTGGCTACCGATATCTCCATCGGCAAAGTAACCGCCTGGGTCACCGGAACAGACAATGTATCAGGTGGACACGGAGTTTACCGATGGAACAGTCAGTCAAGAAACTGGAATCGAATCCCCGGTGGTGCTGTCGCCATTTCTGTCGGAGCCCCTCCTGCTGCAAAAGAAATGCTACCGCATCTTACAAGCGGTATTTATCGGGTTGATGCTCAAGTCGGTGGGACAGTCTACCATTCGACCTGGAAACTCAATGTGATGAATGATCAGATCAGTGGAACATCAGAATGGATCTGCTGTCCACACAAACGTACCGATCCGATGACCGGCAGAATTACCGGTAATTCTATTACAATCAAACGGAACTGTACAGGGCAGGGATATAACAGACCATGCGAGCAAACATACAGAGGGAACATCATCAATAGACGTATTGAAGGAGACGCAATCGGCACCGGCTTGGAGATGAAAAACCACTGGGTGTTATATCTTGATAAATAA
- the nadA gene encoding quinolinate synthase NadA, with translation MTTQGTDPEQLSLPKIVVPPHPVWPELNEKETRALKDRIKKLLKEQNGVLVAHYYTSGALQDLAEETGGCVADSLEMARFGTEHKAETLVVAGVRFMGETSKILNNEKRVLMPDLAATCSLDEGCPHELFSSFCDKYPDYTVVVYANTSAEVKARSDWVVTSGIALPIIKHLAEKGEKILWGPDKHLGRYVQKLSGAEMIFWPGSCVVHEEFRSVALERLKKLHPEAAVLVHPESTEAVIELADVVGSTTALIKAVTDMPNREFIVATDAGIFNKMRQLAPGKILMEAPTVGEGATCQSCANCPWMGMNSLQNLEEVLKTGKNEIKVSSELALKARIPIRRMLDFAKTMQKNN, from the coding sequence ATGACGACACAAGGTACTGATCCGGAACAGCTATCACTTCCCAAAATCGTGGTGCCCCCACATCCAGTCTGGCCGGAACTGAATGAAAAAGAAACGAGAGCTCTCAAGGATAGAATTAAAAAACTGCTGAAAGAGCAGAATGGTGTCCTTGTTGCTCATTATTATACCAGTGGTGCCCTGCAGGATCTTGCAGAAGAGACCGGCGGCTGCGTCGCTGACTCCCTTGAAATGGCAAGATTCGGTACTGAGCATAAGGCAGAAACCCTTGTGGTCGCCGGAGTTCGTTTCATGGGTGAAACTTCCAAAATTCTAAACAATGAAAAACGGGTACTCATGCCCGATCTGGCGGCCACCTGTTCCCTTGATGAAGGCTGCCCCCATGAATTGTTTTCATCATTTTGTGACAAATACCCCGACTATACAGTCGTTGTCTATGCCAATACCAGCGCCGAGGTAAAGGCCCGTTCAGACTGGGTAGTTACCTCCGGTATCGCCCTGCCCATCATCAAACATCTCGCGGAAAAAGGAGAAAAAATTCTCTGGGGCCCGGACAAACACCTGGGAAGGTACGTGCAGAAACTCTCCGGAGCTGAAATGATTTTCTGGCCGGGATCCTGTGTTGTCCATGAGGAATTCCGTTCAGTGGCCCTTGAGAGACTGAAAAAACTGCATCCGGAGGCAGCAGTCCTGGTGCATCCGGAATCAACAGAAGCTGTTATTGAACTTGCCGACGTGGTCGGTTCTACTACTGCTCTTATCAAGGCTGTCACTGACATGCCGAACCGTGAATTCATCGTGGCAACGGATGCAGGTATCTTCAACAAAATGCGCCAGTTGGCACCGGGAAAAATCCTTATGGAGGCACCGACTGTCGGTGAAGGAGCTACCTGCCAGAGTTGTGCCAACTGCCCTTGGATGGGGATGAATTCCCTGCAAAACCTGGAAGAAGTACTGAAAACCGGGAAAAATGAAATCAAGGTTTCCAGCGAGCTTGCCTTAAAAGCCCGGATTCCCATTAGGAGAATGCTCGATTTCGCAAAAACCATGCAAAAAAATAATTAA